The Mercurialis annua linkage group LG2, ddMerAnnu1.2, whole genome shotgun sequence genome contains a region encoding:
- the LOC126668080 gene encoding uncharacterized protein LOC126668080: protein MEFSCSSFPAHLSSSVSSVPLLTGINLSEWKEKVEFTLGVLDLDLALQIEEPAPLTETSNDEQKALHKAWEKSNRLSLMFLRMTIASNIKTSLPKPVNAKDYLKVIEDRFKTADKSLAGKLMADLTTMKFDGTLSMHDHVIEMTNLRQS from the exons ATGGAATTCTCTTGCt CATCTTTTCCTGCGCATTTGTCATCATCTGTCTCATCTGTCCCACTTCTCACGGGAATCAACTTATCAGAATGGAAAGAGAAAGTTGAATTCACCTTGGGAGTACTTGATCTGGATTTGGCTCTTCAAATTGAAGAGCCAGCTCCTCTTACAGAAACAAGTAATGATGAACAAAAGGCTCTCCATAAAGCTTGGGAGAAGTCTAACAGATTGAGTCTTATGTTTTTACGTATGACAATTGCTAGCAACATCAAAACTTCCTTACCTAAACCGGTAAATGCTAAGgattatttaaaagtaatagAAGATCGGTTTAAGACTGCAGACAAATCCCTTGCGGGGAAACTTATGGCAGATCTTACAACCATGAAGTTTGATGGCACACTCTCAATGCATGATCATGTCATTGAGATGACGAACTTGCGGCAAAGCTAA
- the LOC126667100 gene encoding WAT1-related protein At2g39510-like isoform X1: MTMKACNVGQLCNKFKPHLFMILAQVAYTFLYIITEASFNHGMNPHVYVTYRHVVSSVVMIPFAYFLERKQRPKLTLALFVEIFILSLLGVSLTLNMYYASLRYTSPTFVASVVNTVAALTFVIAIAFRLESLNLRNPRGIAKLLGTLVSLAGVTTMTLYKGPVMQHLGHVPVHIQASSGSNHENWIKGAILTVASCITWSVWYIMQAVTLKRYPAQLSLTAWMSFVGAAQSAFFTVIVEHRKAAWTVGLNVDLWSIIYGGVVMSGAVIFIQLWCTEVKGPVFVTVFNPVSAILVAIIAYFILGEKLYTGSIIGAIVVIVGLYLLLWGKEGDQPVDSKSKDQSHSTDNEQKDASIEIKVTPAHP, encoded by the exons ATGACAATGAAGGCTTGCAATGTTGGGCAGCTTTGCAATAAGTTTAAGCCACACCTATTCATGATTCTTGCTCAGGTTGCCTATACATTTCTTTACATCATCACTGAAGCTTCATTCAATCATGGCATGAATCCTCACGTCTACGTAACTTATCGACACGTTGTTTCTAGTGTTGTGATGATTCCATTTGCATACTTTCTCGAAAG AAAACAAAGGCCAAAGCTGACATTAGCACTTTTTGTTGAGATATTCATTCTATCTCTCCTCGG GGTGAGTTTGACACTGAACATGTACTATGCAAGCTTGAGATACACATCACCAACTTTCGTTGCATCAGTGGTTAACACCGTAGCTGCTTTAACTTTCGTAATCGCAATTGCATTCAG ATTGGAGAGTCTTAATCTTCGAAATCCTCGGGGGATAGCAAAACTTCTCGGGACTTTGGTCTCGTTAGCCGGGGTAACGACTATGACATTGTATAAAGGTCCTGTAATGCAACACTTGGGGCATGTTCCTGTACATATTCAAGCAAGTTCTGGCTCCAACCATGAAAACTGGATAAAGGGTGCGATTCTTACTGTTGCAAGCTGCATAACATGGTCCGTCTGGTATATTATGCAG GCAGTGACTCTGAAAAGGTATCCTGCTCAACTATCGCTTACTGCGTGGATGAGTTTTGTTGGGGCAGCACAGTCGGCTTTCTTCACGGTGATTGTAGAACATAGAAAAGCTGCTTGGACAGTCGGGTTAAATGTCGATTTGTGGTCAATTATATATGGT GGAGTAGTGATGTCGGGTGCAGTAATTTTCATACAGCTATGGTGCACAGAAGTAAAAGGACCAGTTTTTGTCACCGTGTTCAATCCGGTTTCGGCAATATTAGTTGCTATTATTGCATACTTTATTCTCGGCGAAAAACTGTACACAGGAAG CATTATAGGAGCTATCGTTGTAATTGTCGGCTTATATTTGCTGTTATGGGGTAAAGAAGGTGATCAACCAGTTGACAGTAAATCAAAAGATCAATCACATTCGACTGACAACGAACAAAAGGATGCTTCTATTGAAATTAAAGTAACACCAGCTCATCCATGA
- the LOC126667100 gene encoding WAT1-related protein At2g39510-like isoform X2 codes for MNPHVYVTYRHVVSSVVMIPFAYFLERKQRPKLTLALFVEIFILSLLGVSLTLNMYYASLRYTSPTFVASVVNTVAALTFVIAIAFRLESLNLRNPRGIAKLLGTLVSLAGVTTMTLYKGPVMQHLGHVPVHIQASSGSNHENWIKGAILTVASCITWSVWYIMQAVTLKRYPAQLSLTAWMSFVGAAQSAFFTVIVEHRKAAWTVGLNVDLWSIIYGGVVMSGAVIFIQLWCTEVKGPVFVTVFNPVSAILVAIIAYFILGEKLYTGSIIGAIVVIVGLYLLLWGKEGDQPVDSKSKDQSHSTDNEQKDASIEIKVTPAHP; via the exons ATGAATCCTCACGTCTACGTAACTTATCGACACGTTGTTTCTAGTGTTGTGATGATTCCATTTGCATACTTTCTCGAAAG AAAACAAAGGCCAAAGCTGACATTAGCACTTTTTGTTGAGATATTCATTCTATCTCTCCTCGG GGTGAGTTTGACACTGAACATGTACTATGCAAGCTTGAGATACACATCACCAACTTTCGTTGCATCAGTGGTTAACACCGTAGCTGCTTTAACTTTCGTAATCGCAATTGCATTCAG ATTGGAGAGTCTTAATCTTCGAAATCCTCGGGGGATAGCAAAACTTCTCGGGACTTTGGTCTCGTTAGCCGGGGTAACGACTATGACATTGTATAAAGGTCCTGTAATGCAACACTTGGGGCATGTTCCTGTACATATTCAAGCAAGTTCTGGCTCCAACCATGAAAACTGGATAAAGGGTGCGATTCTTACTGTTGCAAGCTGCATAACATGGTCCGTCTGGTATATTATGCAG GCAGTGACTCTGAAAAGGTATCCTGCTCAACTATCGCTTACTGCGTGGATGAGTTTTGTTGGGGCAGCACAGTCGGCTTTCTTCACGGTGATTGTAGAACATAGAAAAGCTGCTTGGACAGTCGGGTTAAATGTCGATTTGTGGTCAATTATATATGGT GGAGTAGTGATGTCGGGTGCAGTAATTTTCATACAGCTATGGTGCACAGAAGTAAAAGGACCAGTTTTTGTCACCGTGTTCAATCCGGTTTCGGCAATATTAGTTGCTATTATTGCATACTTTATTCTCGGCGAAAAACTGTACACAGGAAG CATTATAGGAGCTATCGTTGTAATTGTCGGCTTATATTTGCTGTTATGGGGTAAAGAAGGTGATCAACCAGTTGACAGTAAATCAAAAGATCAATCACATTCGACTGACAACGAACAAAAGGATGCTTCTATTGAAATTAAAGTAACACCAGCTCATCCATGA